From the genome of Agromyces badenianii:
TCGCGAACATCCTCGTCGAGATCGACGTGGTCGCCGCGATCCCGCAGGACTGAATGACGGCGGCGTTCCCGCATCCTCGCGATGCTCCCCCTTAGACTGGACACCGGCCGCTGGGAGGGGGCGCTGTGCCGAACGACGCTTCACGCAGCGAGCCCTCGGGCTTCCTGCAGCATCACCATCACCACGACGAGTCCCGCTATGTGCGCCGGCAGCCGGGGGCCGCACCGGATCGCCGGCAACCGGCGGAGCGGACGCCGACACCCACGGCTCCGGCGGCCCCGCCGACACCACCTGCCCCGCCGACGGCCACGGCGCGCGCGGTGCCGGCCCGTCGAGCGCGGCCCGCAGTCGCGCTCATCGCCGGCGGTGCGCTCCTCGCCGCCGTGATCGTCGTCGTCGTCGTGCTCATCGTGAACGCCGCGCGATCGGATCACAATCCGTTCGCCGGGCAGACCCTCTTCGTCGACCCCGATTCCCGCGCGGCACGCGCCGCCGCGAGCGACGCCGGCCTCGACGAGCGCGAGGCTGCCGCCCGGATCGCGGCCGTGCCGACCGCCATCTGGATCACTCCGGAGGAGTTCCCGCCGGGGTCGGCGAACGAGGCGGTCGCCGACATCATGGCGTCGGCGGGCTCAGCCGAGGCTCTCCCCACCTTCGTCGTCTACGGCATCACCGATCGCGATTGCGGCGGTTTCTCCGCAGGTGGGCTGCCCGCCGAGGCGTACCTCGACTGGGTCGACGAGATCGCTGCCGGGCTCGGCGACGGCGCAAGCATCGTCGTCCTCGAACCGGATTCGCTCGGGCTGGCGCCCGAGTGCACCAACCAGACCGAGCGCACCGACCTCGTGCGCGCTGCGCTCGCCCGGTTCGGCGACACCGCGGCGACCGTCTACCTCGACGCCGGCCACTCGGCCTGGCTGCCCCCGGAACGCATCGCGGAGTTGCTCCGAAGCGCCGGCGTGGCGAAGGCGAGGGGCTTCGCGACCAACGTCTCGAACATGCAGTCGACCGTCGACGAGCTCGAATTCGCACGGCAGGTCTCCGCGGAGCTCGGCGGCGCTCACGCGATCATCGACACGTCTCGGAACGGCGCCGGGCCGCCGAGCGACGGCTCGTGGTGCAACCCGCCGGGCATCGGACTCGGCGAAACCCCGCGCGCGATCGACGACCCGGTCGTCGATGCCGTGCTCTGGGTGAAGCCACCCGGCGAGAGCGACGGCACCTGCAACGGCGGGCCGACGGCGGGCCAATGGTGGCCCGAGCAAGCCGTCGACCTCGTGGCGAACGCGGTGGAGTGAGGGACTTGGGGGAATCAACGGGGATGGGAGAACTCATGCGGGATCAAATGGAACGGGTCGCCGTGATCATCGAAGACGATGGCGACATTCGGCGACTGCTGGAGGAGGTGCTCGAGCAGGGTGGCTTCGAGACCCACAGCGCAGGGAACGGCGTCGACGGCGTCGAGAAGGTTCGTCGATATCGTCCGACGCTCACGACACTGGATGTGAGCATGCCGGGCATCGACGGATTCGAGGCGGCGAAGCGCATCCGGGCCTTCAGCGACACCTACCTCATCATGCTCACCGCACGCAGCGATGAGATCGACACGCTCATGGGCCTCCAGTCGGGCGCCGACGACTACATCGCCAAACCGTTCCGGCCCAGGGAACTGCGTGCCCGGATCGACGCCATGCTGCGGCGCCCGCGTCTCGCCGTCGCCCCCGAGGAGGCGGCCGAGGGGTCATCCTCAGTGCCGACGGATTCGCCCGCACCGCGTCACGCGGCAGATCCGGAGGAGACGCCGAGCCTCGGCACCGACGCGGCGGCTCTCGCCCACACTCCGGTCGCCGATCGAGCGACCGAGACCGCGACCGCGACCGAACCGACGGCATCGGTCCAGTCCCGAGCCGACTCGGCAGACGACGATGGCTGGCTCGAACACCGCGGCCTGCAGCTGCAGCCCGAGATGCATCTCGTCACCGTCGACGGCGATGAGCTCGACATCACGCGCAGCGAGTTCGAGCTCCTCAGCCTCCTGATGAGCTCACGCCGGCGCGTGCGCAGCAAGGCCGACCTCGCCCTCGCCCTGCGCGGCGAGAGCTACGTCACCTCGTACTACGTGAGCGAGGCCGACAAGCGCGCCGTCGAGGTGCACCTGGCCAATCTCCGCCGCAAGCTCGGCGAGAGCGCGACGCAGCCGCGCTGGATCGAGACGGTGCGCGGTGTCGGCTACCGGCTGACCGCCGACGACTGAGCCTGAGCCGAGACGCGGCTCGCGGCATCCATCAGACCTTGTAGCCGTGGTGCCGACGCACGAGCTTGCTGAACATGCCGACGGTCTGCAGCACCGTGATGGTGCCGAGCACAGGCCAGCCGGCCCACAGCACCGAGGACTGCACGACCGGGGTCAGCTGGGTCCAGATCGCGACCATCGCGATCACGGCGGCGAGCACGATGAGGAGCGGGGCGAGGTAGGCGTGACCCGAGCCGCGCTCGGCCTTGGCCTGCGCCGCCCAGTTGTCGACCTGTTTCTTGCTCGCGAACTTGGCCCAGGCGCGGCCGAAGTGGCCGATCCGGATCCACATGTAGATCTCCGCGGGCAGGATCAGCACGGCGAAGAGGATGTCGCGGGCGGTGCGGTTCTCCATCGAGAGCGCGATGCGCAGGTTCAGGAGCACGGCGACGACCGGCGGGATGAGCCAGATCGGACCGAACACGAACGCGTCGATCGAGAGCGAGCCCGCGAGCAGCACGATGAAGAGGATGCGGGTGAGCGCGTTCACCGCCATCGAGAGGTTCTCCCACCAGCGCAAGCGCAGGTTGGGGTGGAACGGCTGGCCCTTCGTGTCGCCGCGCTGGCCCGGCCACATGAGTTCGATCGCGCCGTAGTTCCACTTCACCTGCTGCGCGTCGAGGGCGCGCAGCGTCTCCATGCCGCCGACGTCGGCGCGGGCGCGGGCGCTGATCTTCGTGAGGTAGCCCGCGCTCTTGATCTGCAGCGAGAGGAGTGAATCCTCCACCTCGCTGTCCTTCACCCACGGCGTGGTCTGACGATTGGCCGTCATCGCGTCGCGGAGGGCCTTCGTCGCGAAGATCGAGTACTGGCCGCCGAGTACCGCCATGTTGCGGCCGCGGAGCATGTTCTGCATGTTGAACGCCGCGAACTGGGCACGCTGGCCCGCGATGAGGAACGGCGCGATGACGCCCTTCATCTCGCGGTCGTCAATCGAGTAGATCGCCGAGATGCCGCCGATGCGGCTGTCGGAAGCGATCTCGGCCTCGAGGAACTCCACCGCTCGCGAGTCCGCCACGGTGTCGCCGTCGACGCCGAGCAGGTAGTCGAGCCCCTCGACGAGCGTGAAGCCGTAGTTCAGCGCGCCGACCTTCTTGTCGGGGTTCTTGCCGATGTCGTGCACGAACACTTCGGTGAACTGCTCGTTGCCGTCGCCGTCCAGGCGGGTGTGCGCGCCGGCGAATGCTGCCGCCGCGTCGACGGTGCGGTCGGTCGTGTTGTTGACGACGACGTGCACGACGTCGGGCAGTCGGGTCTGGGCGAGGAGCGACTCGAGGACCGCGGCGATCGAGGCCTCCTCGTTGTAGGCGGGGACGATGCAACCGATGGTCGCGCGAGCCGACGGGAGCGTGTCCACGAGTGCGGCGAATCCATCGGCGTACGCTTCGAGTTCGGGCTCGGGAAGCGGACGCACCGGCGACTCGACAGGCTCCGTGGAAGCCTCTCGGTCGGTGATGAGTTCGTTCATCGTGTCGCTCCTGACATTCGGTGCAGCGTCCCCGCGCCACGTCACCGAGTGTGGCGGGGCGACCTCGGGTTCCCCGCTGGGATGCGATAACGTCACCTCAAGATCTCCTCAAGATTCGGCGTTCGGGCGGCCCGACGTCGCCGTACCGGAAGGCTACGCGTGCACCAGCGCTCGACCAATTCCACACTCCCCCGCGTGCTCGCGCTCGGCGTCCTCGCCGGCGGCGCGCTGCTCCTCGCCGGGTGTTCCGCTCCCCCATGGATCGGCATGCCGAAGTCTACGGCCACGCCCGCGACGACCGCACCTGCCACGCCGGTGCAGAACGACCTCGCCGCCGGAGCCGCGACCCGTACCATCGAGGTCGGCGCGATCACCCTCACCGTCGACTACTGGTCGACGCTCTCGATGGACGAATGGACGGCAGCGGCCAACAAGCCGCTGAGCTTCGCCGTGCACGCGACGGTGACCCCCGCCGACGGCCAGAAGATCTACCTCTCCCGGGTCACGGCGACCCCGGTGGTCGCGAACGCGAGCGGCGCGCTCCCCTCGTTCGAGCCGCTCGTCGACCAGGCGAGCGTGGCTCCGGGATACCTCGTGCTCGATCCCTACAGCTTCAGCCAGACGTTCATCGTCCCGCCGGTCGACGCCGAGGCCGACCGCCTCGAGTTGACGATGAAGTACGAGCTCCTGCAGCAGTCGACGCCGACCTCGAACGACTTCGCCAAGCAGACGGCGGTCGACTCCCTGACGATCGCCATCGCCCCCGCCCCCGCCCCCGAGCG
Proteins encoded in this window:
- a CDS encoding response regulator transcription factor — protein: MRDQMERVAVIIEDDGDIRRLLEEVLEQGGFETHSAGNGVDGVEKVRRYRPTLTTLDVSMPGIDGFEAAKRIRAFSDTYLIMLTARSDEIDTLMGLQSGADDYIAKPFRPRELRARIDAMLRRPRLAVAPEEAAEGSSSVPTDSPAPRHAADPEETPSLGTDAAALAHTPVADRATETATATEPTASVQSRADSADDDGWLEHRGLQLQPEMHLVTVDGDELDITRSEFELLSLLMSSRRRVRSKADLALALRGESYVTSYYVSEADKRAVEVHLANLRRKLGESATQPRWIETVRGVGYRLTADD
- a CDS encoding glycoside hydrolase family 6 protein — encoded protein: MPARRARPAVALIAGGALLAAVIVVVVVLIVNAARSDHNPFAGQTLFVDPDSRAARAAASDAGLDEREAAARIAAVPTAIWITPEEFPPGSANEAVADIMASAGSAEALPTFVVYGITDRDCGGFSAGGLPAEAYLDWVDEIAAGLGDGASIVVLEPDSLGLAPECTNQTERTDLVRAALARFGDTAATVYLDAGHSAWLPPERIAELLRSAGVAKARGFATNVSNMQSTVDELEFARQVSAELGGAHAIIDTSRNGAGPPSDGSWCNPPGIGLGETPRAIDDPVVDAVLWVKPPGESDGTCNGGPTAGQWWPEQAVDLVANAVE
- a CDS encoding glycosyltransferase family 2 protein, which produces MNELITDREASTEPVESPVRPLPEPELEAYADGFAALVDTLPSARATIGCIVPAYNEEASIAAVLESLLAQTRLPDVVHVVVNNTTDRTVDAAAAFAGAHTRLDGDGNEQFTEVFVHDIGKNPDKKVGALNYGFTLVEGLDYLLGVDGDTVADSRAVEFLEAEIASDSRIGGISAIYSIDDREMKGVIAPFLIAGQRAQFAAFNMQNMLRGRNMAVLGGQYSIFATKALRDAMTANRQTTPWVKDSEVEDSLLSLQIKSAGYLTKISARARADVGGMETLRALDAQQVKWNYGAIELMWPGQRGDTKGQPFHPNLRLRWWENLSMAVNALTRILFIVLLAGSLSIDAFVFGPIWLIPPVVAVLLNLRIALSMENRTARDILFAVLILPAEIYMWIRIGHFGRAWAKFASKKQVDNWAAQAKAERGSGHAYLAPLLIVLAAVIAMVAIWTQLTPVVQSSVLWAGWPVLGTITVLQTVGMFSKLVRRHHGYKV